Proteins encoded by one window of Pseudomonas sp. LS44:
- a CDS encoding EAL domain-containing protein yields the protein MLAVHDRRPKWTWWLPLPLLHLASWLSYLTQQIDGIALWYLPFALGLVFVLWWGPRVLPAVYLNALVCVPLWNLPWAWAPLYALPETLAIGVAWLLLRRDDFDVALPNINQLLRFILLGGLVPVTLLALGLQATLLLSGHLQVDNWAPVSLSQWLLDSLIILVVAPPLLTYGTLWLRQPGWVATPPGGSRLPLAEPLRCLPPWPLLLVLLVGLPGLLNVLPLPFALPLMGLVLLGLALRWGLPGAFCGAALSGLALSTLTLVPSAMHELIGLAPQISALHVSVLLLLFAALLVGRSLSDLRMALGRGVDVQQQLALANVALEASPTGVSIADARQADLPLIYCNAAFERISGYTREEILGQNCRFLQGRDRNQSELQRLRSALQQGESCQVVLRNYRKNGSLFWNEIILAPMRDGQGISHFVALQHDVSARETQGVELAKRREELLRQTHLLAQTEAIADIGGWVLNLRDSSMFWSEGCFRIFELDPSGVTPSLEQTLRYFDDENRRQFEQALARTLEHDAPFDLELRLLSARGNSRYVRIKGLAERDGDQAIRLYGALQDLSMRKRAEEQLRERDEWLRLFFEAPLIGMAMIDPQRLWLEVNTKLCQVLGRSRDELCGSTWSAITHADDLALEEPLFEAVKAGTREDYEVEKRFLRADASVVYTRLSLRAVRDAQGCLEACLVLVEDITARRDAEARYRTLVEHAPEAILMFDTQRGIVEANENAVRLLGLPRGQLIGRMPTSFSPLLQPDGRPSLEVARAYARAALEGETPVFEWLMRDAAGRQRPCEVRLVRLPGGERPLVRLSVTDISERQRYQREIERLAFSDELTGLPNRRLLLDRLQQAMAREHRESSFGALLFIDLDHFKTVNDSLGHPVGDALLREVTARLAGCLRAEDTLARLGGDEFVVLLEALGDSPAAAGEHAAEVGEKLLASLLGSYQIDQHELSVSASIGIALHPLGTQGAADVLKQADTAMYRAKHGGRNALHFFAPEMQAVIDQRLLLQSELRQAMARGQLHLVFQPQLALASGEVAGAEVLLRWRHPERGEIPPSQFIPLAEDTGLIQELGAWVLENACTVLARWHAQWPQLVLAVNLSPRELRQTGLVARVSDCLQRHRLPASVLELEITEGVLLEDVDQCIAAMHALKALGVRFAIDDFGTGYSSLTYLKRLPLDRLKIDRSFISDLENEGSGRMLVETILVIARNLGLECIAEGVENHAQAEHLRLHDCALGQGYYFGEPMDEATFAGWLGAYQRTSTHV from the coding sequence ATGCTCGCCGTTCACGACCGACGACCCAAATGGACTTGGTGGCTGCCCCTGCCGTTGCTCCATCTCGCTTCCTGGCTCTCCTATCTCACCCAGCAGATCGATGGGATCGCCCTCTGGTATCTGCCGTTCGCCCTCGGCTTGGTGTTCGTGCTCTGGTGGGGGCCGCGGGTGCTTCCGGCGGTCTATCTGAACGCCCTGGTGTGCGTGCCGCTGTGGAATCTGCCGTGGGCCTGGGCGCCGCTTTACGCACTGCCGGAAACCTTGGCTATCGGTGTCGCCTGGCTGTTGCTGCGGCGCGACGACTTCGATGTCGCCTTGCCGAATATCAACCAACTGCTGCGCTTCATCCTGCTCGGCGGGCTGGTCCCGGTGACCCTGCTGGCGCTGGGCTTGCAAGCCACCCTGCTGCTCAGTGGCCATCTGCAGGTCGACAACTGGGCGCCGGTCAGTCTCAGCCAGTGGCTGCTCGATAGTCTGATTATTCTGGTGGTGGCGCCGCCACTGCTTACCTACGGCACCCTGTGGTTGCGCCAGCCCGGCTGGGTGGCGACCCCGCCGGGCGGCAGCCGGCTACCGCTGGCCGAGCCGTTGCGCTGCCTGCCGCCCTGGCCGCTGCTGCTGGTACTGTTGGTGGGCCTGCCGGGGCTGCTCAACGTGCTGCCGCTGCCGTTCGCGCTGCCGCTGATGGGCCTGGTGCTGCTCGGCCTGGCTTTGCGCTGGGGCTTGCCGGGCGCGTTCTGTGGAGCCGCGTTGAGCGGCTTGGCCCTGTCCACCTTGACCCTGGTGCCGTCGGCAATGCATGAGCTGATCGGCCTCGCCCCGCAAATCAGTGCGCTGCATGTCAGCGTGCTGCTGTTGCTGTTCGCCGCCCTGCTGGTCGGCCGCAGCCTCAGCGATCTGCGCATGGCCTTAGGTCGCGGCGTCGATGTCCAGCAGCAACTGGCGCTGGCCAATGTGGCGCTGGAGGCCAGCCCAACCGGCGTGAGCATCGCCGATGCGCGGCAGGCGGATCTGCCGTTGATCTACTGCAACGCGGCGTTCGAGCGCATCAGCGGTTACACCCGCGAGGAAATTCTCGGCCAGAACTGCCGCTTCCTGCAGGGCCGGGACCGCAATCAGAGCGAGCTGCAGCGTCTGCGCAGCGCCTTGCAGCAGGGCGAGTCGTGTCAGGTGGTGCTGCGCAACTATCGCAAGAACGGCAGCCTGTTCTGGAACGAGATCATCCTCGCGCCGATGCGTGACGGACAGGGCATCAGTCATTTCGTCGCCCTGCAGCATGATGTCAGCGCGCGGGAAACCCAGGGCGTGGAACTGGCCAAGCGCCGCGAGGAGCTGCTGCGCCAGACCCATCTGCTGGCGCAGACCGAAGCGATCGCCGACATCGGCGGCTGGGTTCTGAATCTGCGCGATTCCAGCATGTTCTGGAGCGAGGGCTGCTTCCGTATTTTTGAGCTCGACCCCTCCGGGGTGACGCCGAGCCTGGAGCAGACCTTGCGCTATTTCGACGACGAAAACCGCCGGCAATTCGAGCAGGCGTTGGCGCGCACCCTGGAGCACGATGCGCCGTTCGACCTCGAACTGCGCCTGCTCAGCGCCCGTGGCAACAGTCGCTACGTGCGCATCAAGGGTCTAGCCGAGCGTGATGGTGACCAGGCGATTCGCCTCTACGGCGCGTTGCAGGATCTCAGCATGCGCAAGCGCGCCGAGGAGCAATTGCGCGAGCGTGACGAATGGTTGCGGCTGTTCTTCGAGGCGCCGCTGATCGGCATGGCGATGATCGACCCGCAGCGCCTGTGGCTGGAGGTCAACACCAAGCTCTGCCAGGTGTTGGGTCGTAGCCGCGACGAATTGTGCGGTTCGACCTGGTCGGCGATCACTCACGCTGACGACCTGGCGCTTGAAGAGCCGCTGTTCGAAGCGGTGAAAGCCGGCACGCGCGAAGATTACGAAGTGGAAAAACGCTTTCTGCGTGCCGACGCCAGCGTGGTCTACACCCGCCTGAGTCTGCGCGCGGTGCGCGATGCGCAGGGCTGCCTGGAAGCCTGTCTGGTGTTGGTCGAGGACATCACCGCGCGGCGCGATGCCGAAGCGCGCTATCGCACCCTGGTCGAGCACGCCCCGGAAGCGATCCTGATGTTCGACACCCAGCGCGGCATCGTCGAGGCCAACGAGAACGCCGTGCGCCTGCTCGGCCTGCCGCGCGGGCAGCTGATCGGTCGCATGCCGACCAGCTTCAGCCCGCTGTTGCAGCCCGACGGGCGCCCCTCGCTGGAAGTCGCGCGCGCCTATGCGCGCGCCGCCCTGGAGGGCGAGACGCCGGTGTTCGAGTGGCTGATGCGCGACGCCGCCGGCCGCCAGCGTCCCTGCGAGGTGCGTCTGGTACGTCTGCCCGGCGGCGAGCGGCCGCTGGTGCGCCTCAGCGTCACCGACATTTCCGAGCGCCAGCGCTACCAGCGCGAAATCGAGCGCCTGGCCTTCAGCGATGAGCTCACCGGCTTGCCCAACCGCCGCCTGCTGCTTGATCGTCTGCAACAGGCCATGGCTCGCGAGCATCGCGAAAGCAGTTTTGGCGCGCTGCTGTTCATCGACCTCGACCACTTCAAGACCGTCAACGACAGCCTCGGCCATCCGGTCGGCGATGCGCTGCTACGCGAGGTGACCGCGCGCCTGGCCGGCTGTCTGCGCGCCGAGGACACCCTGGCGCGGCTCGGTGGCGACGAGTTCGTGGTGCTTCTCGAGGCCCTCGGCGACAGCCCGGCGGCCGCCGGCGAGCATGCCGCGGAAGTCGGCGAGAAGCTGCTCGCCAGCCTGCTCGGCAGCTACCAGATCGACCAGCACGAACTGTCGGTCAGCGCCAGCATCGGCATCGCCCTGCACCCGCTCGGCACCCAGGGCGCCGCTGACGTGCTCAAGCAGGCCGACACCGCGATGTACCGCGCCAAGCACGGCGGACGCAACGCGCTGCACTTCTTCGCCCCGGAGATGCAGGCAGTGATCGACCAGCGCCTACTGCTGCAGAGCGAATTGCGCCAGGCTATGGCGCGCGGCCAGCTGCACCTGGTGTTCCAGCCGCAACTGGCGCTGGCCAGCGGCGAAGTGGCCGGCGCCGAAGTACTGCTGCGCTGGCGGCACCCGGAACGCGGCGAGATTCCGCCCAGCCAGTTCATTCCGCTGGCCGAGGACACCGGGCTGATCCAGGAACTCGGCGCCTGGGTGCTGGAGAATGCCTGCACGGTACTGGCGCGCTGGCACGCGCAGTGGCCGCAGCTGGTCCTGGCGGTCAACCTCAGCCCGCGCGAGCTGCGCCAGACGGGGCTGGTGGCGCGCGTCAGCGACTGCCTGCAGCGCCATCGCCTGCCGGCCAGCGTGCTGGAACTGGAGATCACCGAAGGCGTGCTGCTTGAGGACGTCGACCAGTGCATCGCCGCGATGCACGCGCTCAAGGCCCTCGGCGTGCGCTTCGCCATCGACGATTTCGGTACCGGCTATTCCTCGCTGACTTACCTCAAGCGCCTGCCGCTGGACCGCCTGAAGATCGACCGCAGCTTCATCAGCGACCTGGAGAATGAAGGCAGCGGCCGCATGTTGGTGGAGACCATCCTGGTGATCGCCCGCAACCTCGGTCTCGAGTGCATCGCCGAAGGCGTGGAGAACCACGCCCAGGCCGAACACCTGCGCCTGCATGACTGCGCCCTGGGGCAGGGCTACTACTTCGGCGAGCCGATGGATGAGGCGACGTTCGCCGGTTGGCTGGGTGCCTACCAGCGCACCTCGACGCACGTCTGA
- a CDS encoding MBL fold metallo-hydrolase — protein MLRLHIVLSLLLLAGCARDPGGLPLWRETAVAAPKLQYLGVGGYLLRWRGEALLFAPSFSNPATLGLPPLRVVADDARIDALMPPAADAGMLLVGHAHYDHLLDVPRVLLKHAPQAKVYGSKTMGHILAAVIPRSRIVDAETDMARGLTPGRWFDSPHKRFRVMAIESEHAPHIAGLKFLGGSYTHDLKALPASIWGWKEGQTLAFLVDLLDTQGRPVYRLHYQDAASTPPLGFPPLLPDAKRVDVAILCVGSWNQVPGYPNALLRLLRPRLAVLGHWEDFFGSDPQQPQALRLLDEQGIVAATRSHLPADGRAVMPVPFAEVPLPAPPR, from the coding sequence ATGCTGCGCCTGCACATCGTCCTGAGCCTGCTCTTGCTCGCCGGCTGCGCTCGCGACCCCGGCGGCCTGCCGCTGTGGCGCGAGACCGCGGTCGCAGCGCCGAAGCTGCAATACCTCGGCGTCGGCGGCTACCTGCTGCGCTGGCGCGGCGAAGCCCTGCTGTTCGCGCCATCGTTCAGCAACCCGGCGACGCTCGGCCTGCCGCCGCTACGGGTGGTCGCCGACGACGCACGGATCGATGCGCTGATGCCGCCGGCAGCCGACGCCGGCATGCTGCTGGTCGGCCATGCCCACTACGATCACCTGCTCGACGTGCCACGCGTGCTGCTCAAGCACGCGCCGCAAGCGAAGGTCTACGGCTCGAAGACCATGGGCCACATCCTCGCTGCGGTGATCCCACGCTCACGCATCGTCGACGCCGAGACCGACATGGCCCGGGGCCTGACGCCCGGCCGATGGTTCGATTCGCCCCACAAGCGCTTCCGCGTCATGGCCATCGAGAGCGAGCACGCGCCGCACATCGCCGGCCTCAAGTTCCTCGGCGGCAGCTACACGCACGACCTCAAGGCACTGCCCGCCAGTATCTGGGGCTGGAAGGAAGGCCAGACGCTGGCCTTCCTGGTGGACCTGCTCGACACACAGGGCCGGCCGGTCTACCGCTTGCACTACCAGGACGCCGCCAGTACCCCGCCGCTGGGCTTCCCACCGCTGCTGCCGGACGCCAAACGGGTCGACGTGGCAATCCTCTGCGTCGGCTCGTGGAATCAGGTGCCTGGCTATCCGAACGCGCTGCTGCGTTTGCTGCGACCGCGCCTGGCGGTGCTCGGCCACTGGGAGGACTTCTTCGGCAGTGATCCGCAGCAACCGCAGGCACTGCGCTTGCTCGACGAACAGGGCATCGTCGCCGCTACCCGCAGCCACCTGCCGGCCGACGGCCGAGCAGTGATGCCCGTACCGTTCGCCGAAGTGCCGCTCCCCGCGCCGCCACGCTAG
- a CDS encoding ATP-binding protein gives MKTPVWFPQSFFARTLWLVLIVVLFSKALTLVYLLMNEDVLVDRQYSHGAALTLRAYWATHAESREEVAKAAGLRWRADNEAPAGEYHWPYTDVFQRQMRMELGPDTEVRLRVHQPSALWVRAPSLGAGWVEVPLYPHPLRGQKIWSVLGWFLAIGVLSTAAAWIFVRQLSAPLKRLVFAARGLGQGRSVRLPISDTPSEMTEVYRAFNQMAEDVEQAARERELMLAGVSHDLRTPLTRLRLSLELLDNDSELTDDMVRDIEDMDSILDQFLAFIRDGRDERVEEADLTDLVCEVVAPFNQGESRVRLCVEPMPAMPLRRVSIKRMLNNLIENALNHGGSSVEVAASVAADSSAPYVVLSVLDRGAGLDPAELENIFNPFIRGDKARGGRGTGLGLAIVKRIAAQHGGSVELRNRAGGGLEARVCLPLGLLLPRDAA, from the coding sequence ATGAAAACCCCAGTCTGGTTCCCGCAAAGCTTCTTCGCCCGCACCCTCTGGCTGGTGCTGATCGTCGTGCTGTTTTCCAAGGCGCTGACCCTGGTTTATCTGCTGATGAACGAAGACGTGTTGGTCGACCGCCAGTACAGCCACGGCGCGGCGCTGACCCTGCGCGCCTACTGGGCGACCCACGCCGAATCGCGCGAGGAAGTGGCCAAGGCCGCTGGCCTGCGCTGGCGCGCCGATAACGAGGCGCCGGCGGGCGAGTACCACTGGCCATACACCGACGTGTTCCAACGACAGATGCGCATGGAGCTGGGCCCGGACACCGAGGTGCGCCTGCGCGTCCACCAGCCGTCGGCGTTGTGGGTGCGCGCGCCGAGCCTTGGCGCAGGCTGGGTCGAGGTGCCGCTGTACCCGCACCCGCTGCGCGGGCAGAAAATCTGGAGCGTGCTCGGCTGGTTCCTGGCCATCGGCGTGCTGTCCACCGCAGCGGCGTGGATTTTCGTACGCCAACTCAGCGCGCCGCTCAAACGCCTGGTGTTCGCCGCCCGCGGCCTCGGCCAGGGCCGCAGCGTGCGCCTGCCGATCAGCGACACGCCGAGCGAGATGACCGAGGTCTACCGCGCCTTCAACCAGATGGCCGAAGACGTCGAACAGGCCGCCCGCGAGCGCGAACTGATGCTCGCCGGGGTCTCCCATGACTTGCGCACGCCGCTGACTCGCCTGCGCCTGTCGCTCGAGCTGCTCGACAATGATTCCGAACTGACCGACGACATGGTCCGCGACATCGAAGACATGGACTCGATTCTCGACCAGTTCCTCGCCTTTATTCGTGATGGCCGCGACGAGCGGGTCGAGGAGGCCGACCTGACCGATCTGGTCTGCGAGGTGGTGGCGCCGTTCAACCAGGGCGAATCCCGCGTGCGCCTGTGCGTGGAGCCGATGCCGGCCATGCCGCTGCGCCGCGTGTCGATCAAGCGGATGCTCAACAATCTGATCGAAAACGCCCTCAACCATGGTGGTTCATCGGTGGAGGTGGCTGCTTCGGTGGCCGCCGACAGCAGCGCGCCCTACGTGGTGCTCAGCGTCCTGGATCGCGGCGCGGGTCTCGATCCGGCCGAGCTGGAGAACATCTTCAATCCGTTTATCCGCGGTGATAAGGCGCGTGGCGGACGCGGTACCGGGTTGGGGCTGGCGATCGTCAAGCGCATCGCCGCCCAGCATGGCGGCAGCGTCGAGTTGCGCAACCGCGCCGGCGGCGGACTGGAAGCGCGGGTGTGCCTGCCGCTGGGCTTGCTGCTGCCGCGCGACGCTGCCTAG